A single region of the Mercenaria mercenaria strain notata chromosome 6, MADL_Memer_1, whole genome shotgun sequence genome encodes:
- the LOC123548677 gene encoding uncharacterized protein LOC123548677 codes for MMTWKNKHRNFTYILWNESAVIDLITKEHQGILTLYQSYGHWVQRIDVAKYVILYHYGGWYIDLDISCKQSLFGLAEDMANTNKSVVMYAEENARVATDFFGITPRHPFMKSVLDALPSSNRWFLSQHTTIMISTGPSFMMGRYLNYPCQDDIRVLSLDSFARYALLSHDCSWCGQDSFSICFIEDHKFLVFCIILLISIVMYIFCRRKGFISNFLNRNCKRFRKIHEYERKTV; via the exons ATGATGACATGGAAGAACAAGCATAGGAATTTCACATACATATTATGGAATGAATCTGCGGTTATAGACCTCATTACAAAAGAACATCAGGGTATTTTGACTCTCTATCAGTCATATGGCCACTGGGTTCAGCGGATAGACGTGGCTAAGTATGTTATATTGTACCATTATGGCGGATGGTATATCGATTTGGACATATCTTGTAAACAAAG TTTGTTCGGTCTTGCTGAAGATAtggcaaatacaaataaaagcgTCGTCATGTATGCTGAGGAAAATGCAAGGGTTGCAACGGATTTTTTCGGCATAACACCTCGACATCCATTTATGAAATCCGTATTAGACGCATTGCCGTCCTCAAATAGATGGTTTCTGTCCCAGCACACAACCATTATGATTTCGACAG gtccaagtttcatgatggGAAGATATCTGAACTACCCGTGCCAGGACGATATCCGTGTGTTGTCTCTGGATAGTTTTGCCAGATATGCACTACTATCTCATGACTGTTCTTGGTGCGGACAAGATTCatttagtatttgttttattgaaGATCATAAATTTTTAGTGTTTTGTATCATATTGCTAATATCGattgtaatgtatatattttgtagaaggaaaggatttatttcaaatttcttaaatcGCAACTGTAAACGCTTCCGCAAAATTCATGAATATGAACGCAAAACTGTTTGA